Within the Thunnus thynnus chromosome 23, fThuThy2.1, whole genome shotgun sequence genome, the region acaaactgacacaaattgCGCAGCTGACATGAATCCAAGTGAAAAGGGCTTCAGGCTGTTTGCATCTTAGCATCATCACGGTAATGTTAGAGCACTAAAAGCAGACACAACCATTTCACTCTCCACCTAGAGCTGCAGACCTACACATGTTTAACATAATGGACACTGCACCGTCTTGCCATGCATTGGATCTGTACAACTGGAAAAacaggcagagagcagctgaAGCAGAAAACATGAAGCATGGGTATGAGACTTGTAAAATTCAGGGCAGTCAAAGAGAATCGTTTCCAATAGAAAACTGTCccagtttaaaaataacaaacccACCTATGGGAGTTTCCCCTTTTTGTGGGTGTTGAAGTGGGTGTTGAAAGGAAATCATAAACAAAAGAGCAAATTATGAGGCCAGGACAGGGTGGGATAGGAAATACAAGGATAGGAAACGCAAGAATGCAACCTATAAAAGTTCATTAAAAAGGCAGATGAGAAGGACttgaaacaaaaatgttaaaccaCATGAGTTCcgcttttagttttatttaggAAATGAATAAGATATCTTCAATCTATAGGCAACGATTTAGGGGTTTTGTGGTGCTGACGTCTGCACATTAAAGTTCTTAAAGTGGCACATAACAGTACCACCAGATATAATGTATTCCCCAGGCTTCGCTAGATGTGTTTAAATTCCCTGCAATGCTTTTGGCTATATTTAAccacattttacacaaaaaaaccaCACAACACAAAATTAATGCTAAATGTTGTCATGAGCGCATACAGCACTAAACTTGCCTGCTGTGAGATTTACTACACTTTCATATGTCCCTGTCTCTGTGGTCTATTAAAGCGCCCGGTTCTTTATGGAGGAGTGATTGTCTCTGATAAGCCTGCAGCAAAATGACTGATGAGCCCGTATGTGTGCAAATGACAGAGATGCAATTAGAGgctgcttctctttttttccctacaTTTGACTACTTTTTCTGTGGCAAGGTTTTGAAGCTGCCATTATTAGACTAAAGGtctcaatatgtttttttctgtggtgaAAAGATAGCACGCACACGGTGACGGTTATGTTTTATGGAAAAAAGAACAAGCTCCATGATGTGAAGCTCGCCGATGTGCAGACTAGGAACTGaaagaaatgtttgtctttttgctcATCTGTGAGGCATTATACTGTGTGAAGAGACTCGTGCTACATCCCATTCAAGTTGTCCCCCAATAATTGAACTGCACAAACAAGTACGACGTAGATGAGCTTTGCAGGTGTCTCGGTAATGTTCATgcaaacacatatatacatgGTTACCTCTTAATTTCCAAAGCTAGACCACTTAGAGGCAGTCCTTTCCTCCACAGTGCTAAAACATGTCTAACACAATCATAATTAACTGCTCTCGCATGGAAACTCAAGATGGTTTACGTAATCCAAGAGAAACTTGCTTTGTGGTTCTGAGTGGGCTgatctcacacatgcacacacgccaGCCCAGTTTGAAGTTGCCTTCTTACAAGCTTTTAAACAGGATTAGCACATTAAGAGGAAAGCACGCTTTCACCATCCTGGATGTGAGCCAGTTTGTTCCCTTTGATTTTCTTGTTCTCTTCCTTTTCAGCTACTATTTAAATATCTATCTGTAATCACGATAGGACTGAAATTCTGCTTTCTTTTTAGGCATTACTCCAGAGACTCCACATATTCCTCTGTACACTGAAGACTGGATGACGGACCCAGTGGACAGCGACGTCACCTTCCTTCCTGACTGCAATAAAGAACGTTCTGGGATCTGCAACCTCTCTGACACCTGGGACCCCACAACCTCTACCATCAAGCCCACACAAAACACCACTGTCATGAACCACTCGAGCAACCCCTTTCTGATCCCAGCTCCACCCATGTTGGTGCCCTTGTACACTGACTGGAACAGTGCCATGGCAGCCTGGGGCCTGGCCTGGGAGGCACATGTTTATGGCGCCGGTTGCGTCTTTGCGATGCTGACGCTGGCCTCAGCGCTCAACCTGCTCTGCTTGCCTCTGCGATGTCCATCTGGTTGTGGCTACTTTGCTCTGGTTAGCCTGTTTCTACTAGCTGCTGGTAGTACCAGATCTTTCTTGCTCCTGTATGATGCCTACGGTCACCAGGACCGCTTACCCTCCACCGAGGCCTCACTGATGCTCTATGAGGCACCATTTCCCTGCCTGACTGCAGCTTTTGGCTTGgttttccttctcctttccatGCGCTCAAGAATGCAGCTCTCTTACTCAGCCTTCCAGAGACCCTGTTTCCTGGCCTGCCTGGTTGTCCTGCACTTTGCTGCTGCATTCGGTCCGGTGACATTACAGAAGTTCTACCAGCAAAAGCCTCCCCTTTGCCTCTTTCTTTCACTGATCTCCCGTGGAGCCTTTGTAGTTCTGGCAACATTTCTGTCTACTGCCTATTTTGTGTTCTACATCTATGTGAGGGCAGACTCGAAGCACATCTACCACCTGAATAACACGTCTCCAACACCTGCTGAGCGATACAACCGTTGTCCCTTTGCTGAGAGCCGGGACTGGGACCGTGCAGCTGTAACCGTTTGTCTTTCAGCACTGTTTTGTTTAGCCTGCGCAGGACTGCAGCTATATGCAATACTCAATGCTATGGGTGTTGCTGGTGGAGAGGAGGTCTTCCACCCTTGGCCCTGGTGGGCTTTTCAGTTTAGCTGCAGACTGTGTGAGCTAGGGGTTTGTCTCACCTTAGCCTTGGTGGTTGCACAACCTGTCTACTGCTCTGACCACCTTCCAGCTGCTGGAAGCTGCTGGACTGAACTGTTGGCGTCCAAATCGCCAATCCTGCCTGGGAGCTACCAGTGGACCCTTAGCCAGCAGGAGAAGCTCGCCATCGTTGACACCGTTGGGcttggagagacagagagcctTCCTCTTTATACTCTGATGGATGAGAGGCTTGGTCGCAGTCTAAATGGACTGGATCTCCTGTACCACAGCAACCGGGCCTTGGCCTACAGAGACCTGGACTTGGATTTGGACACACAGGGTTCAGAAAAACCTGAGGACGGAGGAGGCGGAGAGCCATCAGGTGGATCCTCCTTTACCAGTGACTCCACTACTGACCTGCGGCCACCTTCACCCATCAACCTGCGTCGCAGCATAGATGAGGCGCTCTTCAGTGAAGCCCTCTTTCCCATGAGCCTCTTCAGCCCTGCCAGGCCTATTCGCTGCAGTGATCTATCCATAAACAACCACTGTGCACTTCCCAGCAATGGCCTCTGTGATCCTCTCTCAGCTGACCCTGGCCTTTATCGGACCTCTTCCTGTGTAGAGATGGCCTCTAAACCCCAATCCTCTTGCGCTAAATCTCAAGGAGATCCTGTTGTAGGCGCTCCACCATCTCcctccctgtcctcctcctccagctgttcATCTCCTGAACGTTGGAGGGGCAGTTCTTCCTCTTGTTCCCTGTACCGAGCCTCTCTAGGGGGCTCATCACTGATCCTGTGCCCGAGCCCAGAGAGACATGCT harbors:
- the prrt4b gene encoding proline-rich transmembrane protein 4 codes for the protein MLRLHQTFALCFWCLLLLHRQALADEEALWGPTPSRENPPENKQSSYWWTPSLPKLPPLPSLPFHIPFYSSENNDKTTVLTTTTEGLTEPIDHLRDHSGSGEGSIFEASEPPTTSTQGLLTSVTKIRTESLPTGTSDSPRSSIAQSDNDTLVSDSYSPTSSSIGNTVFTNSPTSTSAPEQNATHTHSPQGSTQAAKPSMGTTAQHLPEEHTDKEETEEFSEKIPSTIAPETTVPTALTWAVAQTTTTNPGLVETTLTRHPLGPVTSPMSPQTTFVTTPQDSTVSLSTEAATMVKMHPTQSETDWGFSEARSRSMEEQLGVITTTMGIDDELLPVSITSTTQSQKVNFPITEELPAKEDKADEDEEGVVPSAADGDGDTKLADVSTPYTKLLTTSLPQSTGITPETPHIPLYTEDWMTDPVDSDVTFLPDCNKERSGICNLSDTWDPTTSTIKPTQNTTVMNHSSNPFLIPAPPMLVPLYTDWNSAMAAWGLAWEAHVYGAGCVFAMLTLASALNLLCLPLRCPSGCGYFALVSLFLLAAGSTRSFLLLYDAYGHQDRLPSTEASLMLYEAPFPCLTAAFGLVFLLLSMRSRMQLSYSAFQRPCFLACLVVLHFAAAFGPVTLQKFYQQKPPLCLFLSLISRGAFVVLATFLSTAYFVFYIYVRADSKHIYHLNNTSPTPAERYNRCPFAESRDWDRAAVTVCLSALFCLACAGLQLYAILNAMGVAGGEEVFHPWPWWAFQFSCRLCELGVCLTLALVVAQPVYCSDHLPAAGSCWTELLASKSPILPGSYQWTLSQQEKLAIVDTVGLGETESLPLYTLMDERLGRSLNGLDLLYHSNRALAYRDLDLDLDTQGSEKPEDGGGGEPSGGSSFTSDSTTDLRPPSPINLRRSIDEALFSEALFPMSLFSPARPIRCSDLSINNHCALPSNGLCDPLSADPGLYRTSSCVEMASKPQSSCAKSQGDPVVGAPPSPSLSSSSSCSSPERWRGSSSSCSLYRASLGGSSLILCPSPERHARQLLQQGGLGHEASSGHQGSTDPQRNYHTLGAASQESLDLDMSSDADRSVQEEFISVCRQIDALSICSETIDL